A stretch of Lathyrus oleraceus cultivar Zhongwan6 chromosome 6, CAAS_Psat_ZW6_1.0, whole genome shotgun sequence DNA encodes these proteins:
- the LOC127097289 gene encoding embryonic abundant protein VF30.1: MVRPFTEPRQGVTDSIWLENKERQSLDDFCNSPTAIGEHKHCVSSLESMIDHVISHFRTSKIKAISSTFDKNEDQYVVEEVKKVGENAVMCHRLNFKKVVFNCHQVRETTAYVVSLAAPDGSKAKALTVCHHDTRGMNPELLYEALKVSPGTVSVCHFIGNKAAAWVPNYSVDRPCVI; encoded by the coding sequence ATGGTGCGGCCATTCACAGAACCAAGACAAGGTGTGACTGATTCCATATGGCTGGAGAATAAAGAAAGACAAAGTCTGGATGACTTTTGTAATAGTCCAACTGCTATAGGAGAACACAAACATTGTGTATCATCTTTAGAATCTATGATTGATCATGTCATTTCACATTTTAGAACATCAAAGATTAAGGCTATTTCAAGTACCTTCGACAAAAATGAAGACCAATATGTTGTGGAGGAAGTAAAAAAAGTTGGTGAAAATGCAGTGATGTGTCATCGATTGAATTTTAAAAAAGTTGTATTCAATTGCCACCAAGTGCGTGAAACAACCGCTTACGTGGTCTCGTTGGCAGCACCTGATGGGAGCAAAGCAAAGGCTTTAACCGTTTGTCATCATGATACAAGAGGTATGAATCCTGAGTTGCTTTACGAAGCTCTCAAAGTCAGCCCTGGAACTGTTTCTGTTTGCCATTTCATTGGCAATAAGGCTGCTGCTTGGGTGCCTAATTATTCTGTTGACCGTCCTTGTGTCATCTAG
- the LOC127093685 gene encoding embryonic abundant protein VF30.1: MVWHRFSQKPTLAFVSIGAIPSGEDYWKYVWPNTPLPEAFSDLLLPYGKTNSLPIRVKELNQYSTLFFPHDLYPGKKIVLGNTQSVAKMVRPFTEPRQGVTDSIWLENKERQSLDDFCNSPTAKGEHKHCVSSLESMIDHVISHFRTSKIKAISSTFDKNEDQYVVEEVKKVGDNAVMCHRLNFEKVVFNCHQVRETTAYVVSLAAPDGSKAKALTVCHHDTRGMNPELLYEALKVSPGTVSVCHFIGNKAAAWVPNYSVDRPCVI, encoded by the exons ATGGTATGGCACCGGTTCTCACAAAAGCCTACT TTGGCTTTTGTGAGTATCGGTGCCATACCATCCGGAGAAGATTATTGGAAATATGTGTGGCCAAACACTCCTCTCCCTGAGGCTTTTTCAGATCTTTTGCTTCCTT ATGGAAAAACTAATAGCCTACCCATTAGAGTCAAAGAATTAAACCAATACTCGACACTTTTTTTTCCACATGATCTTTATCCTGGAAAGAAAATAGTATTGGGTAACACTCAGTCTGTTGCAAAGATGGTGCGGCCATTCACAGAACCAAGACAAGGTGTGACTGATTCCATATGGCTGGAGAATAAAGAAAGACAAAGTCTGGATGACTTTTGTAATAGTCCAACTGCTAAAGGAGAACACAAACATTGTGTATCATCTTTAGAATCTATGATTGATCATGTCATTTCACATTTTAGAACATCAAAGATTAAGGCTATTTCAAGTACCTTCGACAAAAATGAAGACCAATATGTTGTGGAGGAAGTAAAAAAAGTTGGTGACAATGCAGTGATGTGTCATAGATTGAATTTTGAAAAAGTTGTATTCAATTGCCACCAAGTGCGTGAAACAACCGCTTACGTGGTCTCGTTGGCAGCACCTGATGGAAGCAAAGCAAAGGCTTTAACCGTTTGTCATCATGATACAAGAGGTATGAACCCTGAGTTGCTTTACGAAGCTCTCAAAGTTAGCCCTGGAACTGTTTCTGTTTGCCATTTCATTGGCAATAAGGCTGCTGCTTGGGTGCCTAATTATTCTGTTGACCGTCCTTGTGTTATCTAG